One window from the genome of Sebastes umbrosus isolate fSebUmb1 chromosome 12, fSebUmb1.pri, whole genome shotgun sequence encodes:
- the LOC119499326 gene encoding armadillo repeat-containing protein 1-like, whose protein sequence is MSAEPDALAVVNQLRDLAADPMNRRAIVQDQGCLPGLILFLDNPNPQVVYSALLAIRYLAECRANREKLKGELGMMLSLQNVMQKSTTPGETKLLASEIYELLQASSGGDSEPAEEAVSSRRKAQFFLGSSNKRAKTVILHIDGLDDWSRRNLCEEALLKIRGVISFTFQMTVKRCIVRIRSDLKAEALASAIASTQVMKAQQVVKAENGDEVLVPLAEDGSAEVEQNVDLPDYLPEDESPSQEPDKAVTRVGSGQDGNSWLGAATNFLSRSFYW, encoded by the exons ATGAGCGCCGAGCCGGACGCCCTGGCCGTGGTCAACCAGCTGAGGGACCTGGCGGCGGACCCCATGAACCGCCGGGCCATCGTCCAGGACCAGGGCTGCCTGCCGGGACTCATCCTGTTCCTGGACAACCCCAACCCTCAGGTTGTCTACTCGGCCCTCCTG GCCATCCGGTACCTGGCAGAATGCCGAGCCAACCGGGAGAAGCTGAAGGGGGAGCTGGGGATGATGCTGAGCCTCCAGAACGTCATGCAGAA ATCGACGACGCCGGGAGAGACGAAGCTGCTGGCGTCTGAGATCTACGAGCTGCTACAGGCGTCCAGCGGCGGCGACTCTGAGCCGGCCGAGGAGGCCGTCAGCAGCCGCCGCAAGGCCCAGTTCTTCCTGGGCTCCAGCAACAAGAGGGCCAAGACCGTCATCCTCCACATCGACGGCCTGGACGACTGG AGTCGGAGGAATCTGTGTGAGGAGGCTCTGCTGAAGATCCGAGGAGTCATCAGCTTCACCTTCCAGATGACGGTGAAGAGATGCATCGTCCGGATCCGGTCGGACCTGAAGGCCGAG GCTCTGGCGTCTGCGATCGCGTCCACTCAGGTGATGAAGGCTCAGCAGGTGGTGAAAGCAGAGAACGGAGATGAG GTTCTGGTCCCGTTGGCGGAGGACGGTTCGGCAGAGGTGGAGCAGAACGTGGACCTGCCGGACTACCTGCCGGAGGACGAGAGTCCATCTCAGGAGCCCGACAAGGCGGTGACCCGGGTGGGATCCGGCCAAGATGGGAACAGTTGGCTGGGTGCCGCCACCAACTTCCTGTCCCGCTCCTTCTACTGGTGA
- the LOC119497859 gene encoding uncharacterized protein LOC119497859, with translation MAPQTCRFCGAAMDIRDGHRECPSCLGMAHLMDDVDCPCPAAIDLPLEERARRARLEGHSQHTAAAAPPSRERERRTENRSRKRKQGQSQGQGKKRATETNSPPLQSPAPPVDGAGGQEDTQCQILAAIRGLADRVSRMEALRAAPLTAACSEGISPRDLPAYEEHQTDHPDAISLYAQVSLLEDEGHTEIAEESHCLSLSHTGESASVDDGTGDSVPSDVFSKVLSAAKIMGLSIPIETPSSSEGVWAGISQSRPSVTIPAAEDYCQMLRRSWNNPGSAPQFNSGCRRLAKAQYPHESGLGDMPPVEREMAALTPLGPDRVTTNPHCPRKECKKTDHLVCRSYNAAARAACAGNALALLLAALRRTASAGDQDTRNLIDAALSTHSQLTRDIGSAMSSAMMARRQIWLAQTTLPENIRKELTNMPVVPGARAQVHKVRVMLQEDCDCSIKGFSPGLQQEGLLKGDAPPRVQGPRGPLHRSGGAAAKVHSQLRLDSWEKEVSDPWVVATVARGYRIQFRRRPPPFSRVQMTLVKDPVQAKVLSEEIAILLQKKVIAKVRPSEQQAGFYSTYFLVPKKDGGIRPILDLRRLNTYIKVLPFRMLHTQHILESIEQGEWFTTIDLKDAYFHVPICRAHWQFLRFAFQGQAYEFKVLPFGLSLSPRVFTRVVAAALSPLQRAGLKILPYLDDWLVCASSREQVMQHTERVLAHVQSLGFRVNLKKSNLEPRQETVFLGLCLNSLMMKASLTPQRVARILTVLRIFRLGKRLQLVHFQRLLGLISAAVLVIPLGLLRARPLQRWLNAFNLHPRRDRHVKLRVTQSCQRALSPWRDHKLLTQGVPLGNLPSRRTLVSTDASMTGWGAVWEGRMARGVWKPPWDTEHINVLELRAVHLALRAFLPFIRGRHVLVKSDSSAAVYHVNHQGGTKSLRCLKMAQRLLPWAFPRLASLKAVYVPGVLNRAADLLSRSGPLPGEWRLHPEVVASLSTQFGMAQVDLFASKETAHCQLWFSLRPPGGPLGLDALSHEWPKGLLYAFPPLPLIPHVLDRINRGHYKVLLVAPRWPGRHWFPALLRLVHGRPWPLPLRADLLSQAGGKIWYPKPAVMQLWAWPLLSLSLMT, from the exons ATGGCTCCCCAGACTTGTCGGTTCTGTGGGGCAGCCATGGACATTCGCGACGGTCACCGTGAGTGTCCGTCTTGTTTGGGCATGGCGCATTTAATGGATGACGTTGATTGCCCATGTCCAGCAGCCATTGATCTGCCTCTGGAGGAAAGGGCCCGAAGGGCTAGGCTTGAGGGGCATTCCCAACACACTGCGGCAGCTGCTCCCCCTAGTAGGGAACGAGAGCGTCGCACGGAAAACCGCTCCCGCAAGCGTAAACAGGGGCAGTCCCAGGGGCAGGGAAAAAAACGTGCCACAGAGACTAACTCTCCGCCACTGCAGAGTCCAGCCCCACCTGTAGATGGGGCAGGGGGGCAGGAGGATACTCAGTGTCAAATCCTGGCCGCCATTCGTGGTCTGGCAGACAGGGTGAGTAGAATGGAAGCTCtgagagcagctccactgactgCGGCTTGTTCGGAGGGGATCTCCCCTAGGGACTTGCCGGCATATGAAGAACATCAGACAGATCACCCTGATGCTATATCACTTTATGCTCAGGTTTCTCTCTTGGAGGACGAGGGTCACACAGAGATTGCTGAAGAGTCACATTGCCTTAGCCTATCTCACACAGGTGAGTCTGCGTCCGTAGACGATGGTACTGGCGATTCTGTTCccagtgatgtgttttcaaaggTTTTGAGTGCGGCTAAGATTATGGGCCTTTCAATTCCAATTGAAACCCCTAGCTCATCGGAGGGAGTCTGGGCTGGCATCTCGCAGTCTCGCCCCTCAGTGACTATTCCTGCAGCCGAGGATTATTGTCAGATGTTAAGGAGGTCATGGAATAATCCTGGTAGCGCCCCTCAGTTTAATTCGGGGTGCAGGAGGCTAGCCAAGGCACAGTACCCCCATGAGTCTGGTTTGGGCGATATGCCGCCTGTAGAGAGGGAAATGGCAGCTTTAACCCCTCTAGGCCCAGATAGGGTGACCACTAATCCACACTGTCCTCGTAAGGAGTGCAAGAAGACAGACCACTTGGTTTGTAGGTCCTATAATGCAGCCGCCCGCGCGGCGTGTGCAGGAAATGCACTCGCTCTCTTGTTAGCAGCGCTCAGAAGGACCGCTAGTGCGGGTGATCAGGACACCAGAAACCTGATAGATGCGGCCCTGTCCACACACTCTCAGCTTACTCGTGACATCGGTTCCGCTATGTCGTCAGCCATGATGGCCCGCAGACAGATCTGGCTAGCTCAGACAACCCTCCCCGAGAACATCAGGAAGGAGCTTACCAACATGCCGGTGGTACCAG GCGCCAGGGCTCAGGTGCACAAGGTTcgggtgatgctgcaggaagactGCGACTGCAGCATCAAGGGTTTCAGCCCCGGCCTACAGCAAGAGGGGCTCCTCAAAGGAGACGCCCCCCCAAGGGTCCAGGGACCCAGGGGGCCTCTGCATAGGAGTGGTGGGGCAGCCGCCAAGGTTCACTCCCAGCTACGCCTGGACAGCTGGGAGAAGGAAGTCTCAGACCCCTGGGTAGTGGCTACTGTTGCAAGGGGTTACAGAATTCAATTTCGGCGGCGGCCCCCACCTTTTTCCAGGGTCCAGATGACGTTGGTCAAGGACCCAGTCCAGGCAAAAGTTCTGTCCGAGGAGATTGCAATCCTCCTTCAGAAGAAAGTAATTGCGAAGGTAAGGCCCAGCGAACAGCAAGctggcttttattcaacatatttccttGTTCCCAAAAAGGATGGTGGGATACGTCCCATCCTGGACCTCCGGCGCCTAAATACTTACATAAAGGTTCTGCCGTTCAGAATGCTGCACACACAGCACATTCTAGAGTCGATAGAGCAAGGGGAATGGTTCACCACTATCGATCTAAAAGACGCGTACTTCCACGTCCCCATTTGTCGGGCACATTGGCAGTTTCTACGGTTCGCATTTCAAGGGCAAGCTTACGAGTTCAAGGTCCTTCCGTTTGGTCTCTCCCTTTCTCCGAGAGTTTTCACCCGAGTGGTAGCAGCCGCTCTGTCACCACTCCAGAGGGCAGGCTTAAAGATCCTGCCATACCTGGACGACTGGCTGGTCTGCGCTTCATCTCGCGAACAGGTCATGCAGCACACCGAGAGGGTCTTAGCTCATGTCCAATCCCTTGGTTTCAGGGTgaacttaaagaaaagcaacctcGAACCGAGGCAGGAAACAGTATTCTTGGGACTTTGCCTGAACTCACTTATGATGAAGGCGTCTCTTACCCCTCAGAGGGTTGCGAGAATCCTAACGGTCTTGCGTATCTTCCGACTGGGCAAACGCCTACAGTTGGTTCACTTTCAGAGACTGCTGGGGTTGATATCAGCAGCAGTGTTGGTGATTCCGCTGGGCCTGCTCAGGGCTCGGCCCCTACAGCGGTGGCTGAATGCGTTCAACCTCCATCCACGGAGGGACAGGCATGTGAAGCTCAGAGTGACTCAGTCATGTCAGAGAGCTCTGAGCCCATGGAGGGACCACAAGTTGCTCACACAAGGTGTACCCTTGGGCAATCTGCCTTCAAGGAGGACTTTGGTGTCCACAGATGCCTCCATGACAGGCTGGGGAGCAGTCTGGGAGGGCAGAATGGCGAGAGGTGTTTGGAAACCTCCATGGGACACCGAACACATCAATGTGCTCGAGCTGAGGGCTGTGCATCTGGCTCTCAGGGCCTTTCTCCCATTCATACGCGGCAGGCATGTCCTGGTGAAGTCGGACAGCTCTGCCGCAGTTTACCATGTCAATCATCAAGGAGGCACGAAGTCTCTGCGTTGCCTCAAGATGGCACAGAGGCTTCTGCCTTGGGCTTTTCCACGTCTGGCCTCGCTAAAGGCTGTCTATGTACCAGGGGTGCTGAATCGGGCTGCAGACCTCCTCTCCAGATCGGGGCCTCTCCCGGGGGAATGGAGACTACACCCAGAGGTGGTGGCGAGTTTGTCGACTCAATTTGGCATGGCTCAGGTAGATCTGTTCGCATCCAAGGAGACAGCCCATTGCCAGCTGTGGTTTTCCCTGAGGCCTCCAGGCGGTCCTCTGGGCCTGGATGCTCTGTCTCACGAGTGGCCGAAGGGGTTACTGTACGCTTTTCCCCCACTACCATTGATTCCTCATGTGTTGGACAGAATCAACCGGGGGCACTACAAGGTTCTGTTGGTAGCCCCACGGTGGCCGGGGAGACATTGGTTTCCGGCCCTCCTTCGCCTGGTTCACGGCCGACCTTGGCCCTTGCCACTCAGGGCGGACCTTCTGTCCCAGGCGGGAGGAAAAATTTGGTATCCCAAGCCAGCTGTTATGCAGCTGTGGGCTTGGCCCcttctcagtctgtctctcatGACCTGA